One genomic window of Etheostoma spectabile isolate EspeVRDwgs_2016 chromosome 5, UIUC_Espe_1.0, whole genome shotgun sequence includes the following:
- the kif2a gene encoding kinesin-like protein KIF2A isoform X2, with translation MASCFGKIVVGTYVEIKRSDGRIHQAMVTSLNEDNESVTVEWIENGDTKGKEIDLESIFALNPDVAPDEEIAPSPETPPPPTPTCVKVNKIAKNRRTIAPSKNDTPSRDNRGIPTRARQPQPQQPEPAPPPPSLQPTQLTQAQQQQQLQNARRKSNCVKEVEKLQEKRERRRLQQQELREKRAQEVDTTIPNYEIMYMIRDFRASLDYRPLTTADLIEEHRICVCVRKRPLNKKELSMKDLDVITIPSKDVVMVHEPKQKVDLTRYLENQTFRFDYAFDDSTTNEMVYRFTARPLVETIFERGMATCFAYGQTGSGKTHTMGGDFSGKNQDCSKGIYALAARDVFLMLKKPNYKKLDLQVYATFFEIYSGKVFDLLNRKAKLRVLEDGKQQVQVVGLQEKDVKCTEEVLKLIEVGNSCRTSGQTSANAHSSRSHAVFQIILRRKGKMHGKFSLIDLAGNERGADTSSADRQTRLEGAEINKSLLALKECIRALGRNKPHTPFRASKLTQVLRDSFIGENSRTCMIATISPGMTSCENTLNTLRYANRVKEFGISPSDIPFSQCGQGSRSEHSPTNTFEYDDFADTSPSRVKELTVDTNQVMEGVRPTIPAVDQLDLLDEDWLSISPQRDDLKLLCEQNEEEVSPQLFTFHEAVSQLVEMEEQVLEDHRAVFQESIRWLEDEKVLLEMTEEVDYDVESYATQLEQILDQKIDILTELRDKVKSFRSTLQEEEQASKQINPKRPRAL, from the exons GGCGTATCCACCAGGCAATGGTGACCTCACTGAATGAGGACAACGAGAGTGTCACAGTGGAGTGGATAGAAAACGGAGACACAAAAGGCAAAGAG ATTGACTTGGAGAGTATATTTGCACTTAACCCAGATGTGGCTCCAGATGAGGAAATTGCCCCTAGTCCAGAGACTCCACCCCCACCTACACCGACATGTGTGAAGGTCAATAAAATTGCAAAG aaCCGTCGGACGATAGCACCTAGTAAGAATGACACTCCGTCCAGGGATAATAGAG GGATTCCGACCCGGGCCAGACAACCACAACCTCAACAACCAGAGCCTGCTCCGCCACCCCCGTCTCTGCAGCCTACACAGCTCACTCAAgctcagcagcaacaacaactgcAGAATG CGCGGAGGAAGTCCAACTGCGTGAAGGAGGTGGAGAAACtgcaggagaagagagagaggcgcCGGCTGCAGCAACAGGAGCTCAGGGAGAAGAGAGCTCAG GAGGTGGATACCACCATCCCTAACTATGAGATCATGTATATGATCCGAGATTTCCGAGCCAGTCTAGACTACCGGCCCCTGACCACCGCAGATCTG ATTGAAGAGCATAggatatgtgtttgtgtgaggaaACGTCCACTCAACAAGAAAG AGTTGTCCATGAAGGATTTGGATGTGATCACCATCCCCAGTAAGGACGTAGTGATGGTTCATGAACCTAAACAAAAAGTGGACCTGACCCGCTACCTGGAGAACCAGACCTTCCGCTTTGACTACGCCTTTGATGACAGCACCACCAATGAGATGGTTTACAG GTTCACTGCCAGACCTCTAGTGGAGACCATTTTTGAGAGGGGCATGGCCACTTGCTTTGCCTATGGGCAGACAGGCAGTGGAAAAACACAT ACTATGGGTGGAGATTTTTCGGGAAAGAACCAAGACTGCTCTAAAGGAATTTATGCATTAGCTG CTCGGGATGTATTTCTCATGTTGAAGAAACCCAACTACAAGAAGTTAGATCTACAAGTGTAtgcaacattttttgaaatCTACAGTGGAAAG GTGTTCGACTTGTTGAATCGTAAAGCCAAGctgagggtgctggaggatgGGAAACAGCAAGTGCAGGTTGTGGGGCTTCAGGAGAAGGACGTCAAGTGCACCGAGGAGGTCTTGAAACTCATAGAAGTTGGCAACAGCTGCAG AACGTCAGGGCAGACATCAGCCAACGCACACTCCTCTCGCAGCCACGCTGTTTTCCAGATCATTCTCCGGAGGAAGGGGAAGATGCACGGAAAGTTCTCCCTCATCGACCTTGCTGGTAATGAGAGGGGGGCCGATACATCGAGTGCTGACCGCCAAACTCGTCTGGAGGGAGCTGAGATCAACAAAAGCCTGCTGGCCCTGAAG GAGTGTATCAGGGCTCTTGGCCGTAACAAGCCTCACACTCCATTCAGAGCCAGTAAGCTCACCCAGGTCCTGAGGGACTCGTTCATCGGGGAAAATTCCCGCACATGCATG ATTGCTACAATCTCTCCTGGTATGACATCCTGCGAGAATACCCTCAACACACTACGCTACGCCAACAG AGTGAAGGAGTTCGGGATTAGTCCGTCAGACATCCCCTTCTCTCAGTGCGGTCAGGGGAGTCGCTCTGAGCACTCGCCCACCAATACCTTTGAGTACGATGACTTTGCTGATACCTCTCCCAGCAG ggtgaaGGAGCTGACAGTGGACACCAACCAAGTCATGGAGGGGGTTCGACCCACCATCCCTGCTGTAGACCAGCTAGATCTTTTGGACGAGGACTGGCTGAGTATCTCGCCGCAGAGAGACGATCTCAAACTGCTCTGTGAGCAGAAT GAGGAAGAAGTGTCTCCTCAGCTCTTTACCTTCCACGAGGCAGTGTCTCAGTTAgtggagatggaggagcagGTCCTGGAGGACCACCGAGCTGTTTTTCAG GAGTCTATCCGGTGGCTGGAAGATGAGAAGGTGCTGCTGGAGATGACAGAGGAAGTGGATTATGACGTGGAGTCGTACGCAACTCAACTGGAGCAGATCCTCGACCAGAAGATAGATATCCTCACTGAGCTCCGAG ATAAAGTGAAGTCATTCCGCTCTACACTTCAAGAGGAAGAGCAAGCCAGTAAGCAGATCAATCCCAAGAGGCCACGTGCTCTTTAG
- the kif2a gene encoding kinesin-like protein KIF2A isoform X1, translating to MASCFGKIVVGTYVEIKRSDGRIHQAMVTSLNEDNESVTVEWIENGDTKGKEIDLESIFALNPDVAPDEEIAPSPETPPPPTPTCVKVNKIAKNRRTIAPSKNDTPSRDNRGIPTRARQPQPQQPEPAPPPPSLQPTQLTQAQQQQQLQNESSHHLLSRKESGQLSRRKSNCVKEVEKLQEKRERRRLQQQELREKRAQEVDTTIPNYEIMYMIRDFRASLDYRPLTTADLIEEHRICVCVRKRPLNKKELSMKDLDVITIPSKDVVMVHEPKQKVDLTRYLENQTFRFDYAFDDSTTNEMVYRFTARPLVETIFERGMATCFAYGQTGSGKTHTMGGDFSGKNQDCSKGIYALAARDVFLMLKKPNYKKLDLQVYATFFEIYSGKVFDLLNRKAKLRVLEDGKQQVQVVGLQEKDVKCTEEVLKLIEVGNSCRTSGQTSANAHSSRSHAVFQIILRRKGKMHGKFSLIDLAGNERGADTSSADRQTRLEGAEINKSLLALKECIRALGRNKPHTPFRASKLTQVLRDSFIGENSRTCMIATISPGMTSCENTLNTLRYANRVKEFGISPSDIPFSQCGQGSRSEHSPTNTFEYDDFADTSPSRVKELTVDTNQVMEGVRPTIPAVDQLDLLDEDWLSISPQRDDLKLLCEQNEEEVSPQLFTFHEAVSQLVEMEEQVLEDHRAVFQESIRWLEDEKVLLEMTEEVDYDVESYATQLEQILDQKIDILTELRDKVKSFRSTLQEEEQASKQINPKRPRAL from the exons GGCGTATCCACCAGGCAATGGTGACCTCACTGAATGAGGACAACGAGAGTGTCACAGTGGAGTGGATAGAAAACGGAGACACAAAAGGCAAAGAG ATTGACTTGGAGAGTATATTTGCACTTAACCCAGATGTGGCTCCAGATGAGGAAATTGCCCCTAGTCCAGAGACTCCACCCCCACCTACACCGACATGTGTGAAGGTCAATAAAATTGCAAAG aaCCGTCGGACGATAGCACCTAGTAAGAATGACACTCCGTCCAGGGATAATAGAG GGATTCCGACCCGGGCCAGACAACCACAACCTCAACAACCAGAGCCTGCTCCGCCACCCCCGTCTCTGCAGCCTACACAGCTCACTCAAgctcagcagcaacaacaactgcAGAATG aatcCTCACATCACCTGCTATCCAGAAAGGAGTCTGGACAGCTTT CGCGGAGGAAGTCCAACTGCGTGAAGGAGGTGGAGAAACtgcaggagaagagagagaggcgcCGGCTGCAGCAACAGGAGCTCAGGGAGAAGAGAGCTCAG GAGGTGGATACCACCATCCCTAACTATGAGATCATGTATATGATCCGAGATTTCCGAGCCAGTCTAGACTACCGGCCCCTGACCACCGCAGATCTG ATTGAAGAGCATAggatatgtgtttgtgtgaggaaACGTCCACTCAACAAGAAAG AGTTGTCCATGAAGGATTTGGATGTGATCACCATCCCCAGTAAGGACGTAGTGATGGTTCATGAACCTAAACAAAAAGTGGACCTGACCCGCTACCTGGAGAACCAGACCTTCCGCTTTGACTACGCCTTTGATGACAGCACCACCAATGAGATGGTTTACAG GTTCACTGCCAGACCTCTAGTGGAGACCATTTTTGAGAGGGGCATGGCCACTTGCTTTGCCTATGGGCAGACAGGCAGTGGAAAAACACAT ACTATGGGTGGAGATTTTTCGGGAAAGAACCAAGACTGCTCTAAAGGAATTTATGCATTAGCTG CTCGGGATGTATTTCTCATGTTGAAGAAACCCAACTACAAGAAGTTAGATCTACAAGTGTAtgcaacattttttgaaatCTACAGTGGAAAG GTGTTCGACTTGTTGAATCGTAAAGCCAAGctgagggtgctggaggatgGGAAACAGCAAGTGCAGGTTGTGGGGCTTCAGGAGAAGGACGTCAAGTGCACCGAGGAGGTCTTGAAACTCATAGAAGTTGGCAACAGCTGCAG AACGTCAGGGCAGACATCAGCCAACGCACACTCCTCTCGCAGCCACGCTGTTTTCCAGATCATTCTCCGGAGGAAGGGGAAGATGCACGGAAAGTTCTCCCTCATCGACCTTGCTGGTAATGAGAGGGGGGCCGATACATCGAGTGCTGACCGCCAAACTCGTCTGGAGGGAGCTGAGATCAACAAAAGCCTGCTGGCCCTGAAG GAGTGTATCAGGGCTCTTGGCCGTAACAAGCCTCACACTCCATTCAGAGCCAGTAAGCTCACCCAGGTCCTGAGGGACTCGTTCATCGGGGAAAATTCCCGCACATGCATG ATTGCTACAATCTCTCCTGGTATGACATCCTGCGAGAATACCCTCAACACACTACGCTACGCCAACAG AGTGAAGGAGTTCGGGATTAGTCCGTCAGACATCCCCTTCTCTCAGTGCGGTCAGGGGAGTCGCTCTGAGCACTCGCCCACCAATACCTTTGAGTACGATGACTTTGCTGATACCTCTCCCAGCAG ggtgaaGGAGCTGACAGTGGACACCAACCAAGTCATGGAGGGGGTTCGACCCACCATCCCTGCTGTAGACCAGCTAGATCTTTTGGACGAGGACTGGCTGAGTATCTCGCCGCAGAGAGACGATCTCAAACTGCTCTGTGAGCAGAAT GAGGAAGAAGTGTCTCCTCAGCTCTTTACCTTCCACGAGGCAGTGTCTCAGTTAgtggagatggaggagcagGTCCTGGAGGACCACCGAGCTGTTTTTCAG GAGTCTATCCGGTGGCTGGAAGATGAGAAGGTGCTGCTGGAGATGACAGAGGAAGTGGATTATGACGTGGAGTCGTACGCAACTCAACTGGAGCAGATCCTCGACCAGAAGATAGATATCCTCACTGAGCTCCGAG ATAAAGTGAAGTCATTCCGCTCTACACTTCAAGAGGAAGAGCAAGCCAGTAAGCAGATCAATCCCAAGAGGCCACGTGCTCTTTAG
- the kif2a gene encoding kinesin-like protein KIF2A isoform X3: protein MASCFGKIVVGTYVEIKRSDGRIHQAMVTSLNEDNESVTVEWIENGDTKGKEIDLESIFALNPDVAPDEEIAPSPETPPPPTPTCVKVNKIAKNRRTIAPSKNDTPSRDNRGIPTRARQPQPQQPEPAPPPPSLQPTQLTQAQQQQQLQNESSHHLLSRKESGQLSRRKSNCVKEVEKLQEKRERRRLQQQELREKRAQEVDTTIPNYEIMYMIRDFRASLDYRPLTTADLIEEHRICVCVRKRPLNKKELSMKDLDVITIPSKDVVMVHEPKQKVDLTRYLENQTFRFDYAFDDSTTNEMVYRFTARPLVETIFERGMATCFAYGQTGSGKTHTMGGDFSGKNQDCSKGIYALAARDVFLMLKKPNYKKLDLQVYATFFEIYSGKVFDLLNRKAKLRVLEDGKQQVQVVGLQEKDVKCTEEVLKLIEVGNSCRTSGQTSANAHSSRSHAVFQIILRRKGKMHGKFSLIDLAGNERGADTSSADRQTRLEGAEINKSLLALKECIRALGRNKPHTPFRASKLTQVLRDSFIGENSRTCMIATISPGMTSCENTLNTLRYANRVKELTVDTNQVMEGVRPTIPAVDQLDLLDEDWLSISPQRDDLKLLCEQNEEEVSPQLFTFHEAVSQLVEMEEQVLEDHRAVFQESIRWLEDEKVLLEMTEEVDYDVESYATQLEQILDQKIDILTELRDKVKSFRSTLQEEEQASKQINPKRPRAL from the exons GGCGTATCCACCAGGCAATGGTGACCTCACTGAATGAGGACAACGAGAGTGTCACAGTGGAGTGGATAGAAAACGGAGACACAAAAGGCAAAGAG ATTGACTTGGAGAGTATATTTGCACTTAACCCAGATGTGGCTCCAGATGAGGAAATTGCCCCTAGTCCAGAGACTCCACCCCCACCTACACCGACATGTGTGAAGGTCAATAAAATTGCAAAG aaCCGTCGGACGATAGCACCTAGTAAGAATGACACTCCGTCCAGGGATAATAGAG GGATTCCGACCCGGGCCAGACAACCACAACCTCAACAACCAGAGCCTGCTCCGCCACCCCCGTCTCTGCAGCCTACACAGCTCACTCAAgctcagcagcaacaacaactgcAGAATG aatcCTCACATCACCTGCTATCCAGAAAGGAGTCTGGACAGCTTT CGCGGAGGAAGTCCAACTGCGTGAAGGAGGTGGAGAAACtgcaggagaagagagagaggcgcCGGCTGCAGCAACAGGAGCTCAGGGAGAAGAGAGCTCAG GAGGTGGATACCACCATCCCTAACTATGAGATCATGTATATGATCCGAGATTTCCGAGCCAGTCTAGACTACCGGCCCCTGACCACCGCAGATCTG ATTGAAGAGCATAggatatgtgtttgtgtgaggaaACGTCCACTCAACAAGAAAG AGTTGTCCATGAAGGATTTGGATGTGATCACCATCCCCAGTAAGGACGTAGTGATGGTTCATGAACCTAAACAAAAAGTGGACCTGACCCGCTACCTGGAGAACCAGACCTTCCGCTTTGACTACGCCTTTGATGACAGCACCACCAATGAGATGGTTTACAG GTTCACTGCCAGACCTCTAGTGGAGACCATTTTTGAGAGGGGCATGGCCACTTGCTTTGCCTATGGGCAGACAGGCAGTGGAAAAACACAT ACTATGGGTGGAGATTTTTCGGGAAAGAACCAAGACTGCTCTAAAGGAATTTATGCATTAGCTG CTCGGGATGTATTTCTCATGTTGAAGAAACCCAACTACAAGAAGTTAGATCTACAAGTGTAtgcaacattttttgaaatCTACAGTGGAAAG GTGTTCGACTTGTTGAATCGTAAAGCCAAGctgagggtgctggaggatgGGAAACAGCAAGTGCAGGTTGTGGGGCTTCAGGAGAAGGACGTCAAGTGCACCGAGGAGGTCTTGAAACTCATAGAAGTTGGCAACAGCTGCAG AACGTCAGGGCAGACATCAGCCAACGCACACTCCTCTCGCAGCCACGCTGTTTTCCAGATCATTCTCCGGAGGAAGGGGAAGATGCACGGAAAGTTCTCCCTCATCGACCTTGCTGGTAATGAGAGGGGGGCCGATACATCGAGTGCTGACCGCCAAACTCGTCTGGAGGGAGCTGAGATCAACAAAAGCCTGCTGGCCCTGAAG GAGTGTATCAGGGCTCTTGGCCGTAACAAGCCTCACACTCCATTCAGAGCCAGTAAGCTCACCCAGGTCCTGAGGGACTCGTTCATCGGGGAAAATTCCCGCACATGCATG ATTGCTACAATCTCTCCTGGTATGACATCCTGCGAGAATACCCTCAACACACTACGCTACGCCAACAG ggtgaaGGAGCTGACAGTGGACACCAACCAAGTCATGGAGGGGGTTCGACCCACCATCCCTGCTGTAGACCAGCTAGATCTTTTGGACGAGGACTGGCTGAGTATCTCGCCGCAGAGAGACGATCTCAAACTGCTCTGTGAGCAGAAT GAGGAAGAAGTGTCTCCTCAGCTCTTTACCTTCCACGAGGCAGTGTCTCAGTTAgtggagatggaggagcagGTCCTGGAGGACCACCGAGCTGTTTTTCAG GAGTCTATCCGGTGGCTGGAAGATGAGAAGGTGCTGCTGGAGATGACAGAGGAAGTGGATTATGACGTGGAGTCGTACGCAACTCAACTGGAGCAGATCCTCGACCAGAAGATAGATATCCTCACTGAGCTCCGAG ATAAAGTGAAGTCATTCCGCTCTACACTTCAAGAGGAAGAGCAAGCCAGTAAGCAGATCAATCCCAAGAGGCCACGTGCTCTTTAG
- the kif2a gene encoding kinesin-like protein KIF2A isoform X4: protein MASCFGKIVVGTYVEIKRSDGRIHQAMVTSLNEDNESVTVEWIENGDTKGKEIDLESIFALNPDVAPDEEIAPSPETPPPPTPTCVKVNKIAKNRRTIAPSKNDTPSRDNRGIPTRARQPQPQQPEPAPPPPSLQPTQLTQAQQQQQLQNARRKSNCVKEVEKLQEKRERRRLQQQELREKRAQEVDTTIPNYEIMYMIRDFRASLDYRPLTTADLIEEHRICVCVRKRPLNKKELSMKDLDVITIPSKDVVMVHEPKQKVDLTRYLENQTFRFDYAFDDSTTNEMVYRFTARPLVETIFERGMATCFAYGQTGSGKTHTMGGDFSGKNQDCSKGIYALAARDVFLMLKKPNYKKLDLQVYATFFEIYSGKVFDLLNRKAKLRVLEDGKQQVQVVGLQEKDVKCTEEVLKLIEVGNSCRTSGQTSANAHSSRSHAVFQIILRRKGKMHGKFSLIDLAGNERGADTSSADRQTRLEGAEINKSLLALKECIRALGRNKPHTPFRASKLTQVLRDSFIGENSRTCMIATISPGMTSCENTLNTLRYANRVKELTVDTNQVMEGVRPTIPAVDQLDLLDEDWLSISPQRDDLKLLCEQNEEEVSPQLFTFHEAVSQLVEMEEQVLEDHRAVFQESIRWLEDEKVLLEMTEEVDYDVESYATQLEQILDQKIDILTELRDKVKSFRSTLQEEEQASKQINPKRPRAL, encoded by the exons GGCGTATCCACCAGGCAATGGTGACCTCACTGAATGAGGACAACGAGAGTGTCACAGTGGAGTGGATAGAAAACGGAGACACAAAAGGCAAAGAG ATTGACTTGGAGAGTATATTTGCACTTAACCCAGATGTGGCTCCAGATGAGGAAATTGCCCCTAGTCCAGAGACTCCACCCCCACCTACACCGACATGTGTGAAGGTCAATAAAATTGCAAAG aaCCGTCGGACGATAGCACCTAGTAAGAATGACACTCCGTCCAGGGATAATAGAG GGATTCCGACCCGGGCCAGACAACCACAACCTCAACAACCAGAGCCTGCTCCGCCACCCCCGTCTCTGCAGCCTACACAGCTCACTCAAgctcagcagcaacaacaactgcAGAATG CGCGGAGGAAGTCCAACTGCGTGAAGGAGGTGGAGAAACtgcaggagaagagagagaggcgcCGGCTGCAGCAACAGGAGCTCAGGGAGAAGAGAGCTCAG GAGGTGGATACCACCATCCCTAACTATGAGATCATGTATATGATCCGAGATTTCCGAGCCAGTCTAGACTACCGGCCCCTGACCACCGCAGATCTG ATTGAAGAGCATAggatatgtgtttgtgtgaggaaACGTCCACTCAACAAGAAAG AGTTGTCCATGAAGGATTTGGATGTGATCACCATCCCCAGTAAGGACGTAGTGATGGTTCATGAACCTAAACAAAAAGTGGACCTGACCCGCTACCTGGAGAACCAGACCTTCCGCTTTGACTACGCCTTTGATGACAGCACCACCAATGAGATGGTTTACAG GTTCACTGCCAGACCTCTAGTGGAGACCATTTTTGAGAGGGGCATGGCCACTTGCTTTGCCTATGGGCAGACAGGCAGTGGAAAAACACAT ACTATGGGTGGAGATTTTTCGGGAAAGAACCAAGACTGCTCTAAAGGAATTTATGCATTAGCTG CTCGGGATGTATTTCTCATGTTGAAGAAACCCAACTACAAGAAGTTAGATCTACAAGTGTAtgcaacattttttgaaatCTACAGTGGAAAG GTGTTCGACTTGTTGAATCGTAAAGCCAAGctgagggtgctggaggatgGGAAACAGCAAGTGCAGGTTGTGGGGCTTCAGGAGAAGGACGTCAAGTGCACCGAGGAGGTCTTGAAACTCATAGAAGTTGGCAACAGCTGCAG AACGTCAGGGCAGACATCAGCCAACGCACACTCCTCTCGCAGCCACGCTGTTTTCCAGATCATTCTCCGGAGGAAGGGGAAGATGCACGGAAAGTTCTCCCTCATCGACCTTGCTGGTAATGAGAGGGGGGCCGATACATCGAGTGCTGACCGCCAAACTCGTCTGGAGGGAGCTGAGATCAACAAAAGCCTGCTGGCCCTGAAG GAGTGTATCAGGGCTCTTGGCCGTAACAAGCCTCACACTCCATTCAGAGCCAGTAAGCTCACCCAGGTCCTGAGGGACTCGTTCATCGGGGAAAATTCCCGCACATGCATG ATTGCTACAATCTCTCCTGGTATGACATCCTGCGAGAATACCCTCAACACACTACGCTACGCCAACAG ggtgaaGGAGCTGACAGTGGACACCAACCAAGTCATGGAGGGGGTTCGACCCACCATCCCTGCTGTAGACCAGCTAGATCTTTTGGACGAGGACTGGCTGAGTATCTCGCCGCAGAGAGACGATCTCAAACTGCTCTGTGAGCAGAAT GAGGAAGAAGTGTCTCCTCAGCTCTTTACCTTCCACGAGGCAGTGTCTCAGTTAgtggagatggaggagcagGTCCTGGAGGACCACCGAGCTGTTTTTCAG GAGTCTATCCGGTGGCTGGAAGATGAGAAGGTGCTGCTGGAGATGACAGAGGAAGTGGATTATGACGTGGAGTCGTACGCAACTCAACTGGAGCAGATCCTCGACCAGAAGATAGATATCCTCACTGAGCTCCGAG ATAAAGTGAAGTCATTCCGCTCTACACTTCAAGAGGAAGAGCAAGCCAGTAAGCAGATCAATCCCAAGAGGCCACGTGCTCTTTAG